The Candidatus Liberibacter solanacearum CLso-ZC1 genomic interval CGGAGTTGATGAGGACGCTTGCCGATTTTGTCGAGCCAAAACACGATGCCCTGCTCTGAGTCGCCATGTATTGCTTGAAACGATCCGAGATCCCAAAAGCGGGTATGAAGTAGATTTATCAAAAGCGTATTCTTCTCTTCCTCTCATTGAACAATACATCAAATCTTTGAAAGAAGAGGTTTTTAAGAGGTTGAGCGAGGGTGAGGAAGTCAAAGGGTATCAACTCGTTGAGGGGAGGAAAGGCAACCGAACTTTTAAAGATATTGAGCAAGCAACTGAATATCTAACGGGTGTTTTAGGCGACAAGGCGTTTAAGAAGATTCTGCTTTCCCCTAAAGAAGTTGAGCAATTCCGCAAGGATCAAACACTATCAAGCGACGTTTGGGAGGAATTGCAAGAACTGATCACGAGAGGCGACGGCAAACCCGTTATCGCCCCCCGAGATATTCCACCAGTACCACGAATCCAAAAGGCAGAAATAAGCGATTTCGCCTCATTAGACTAAGAAAGGAGTTTACTAATGAGTAACTTAACCAAGAAAGGAACATTGATTCGTGAGTAATATATCCGAAACCATGCAAGAAATCAATAGAGCATCAAATATCAAAACCATGAGCAGTAGAGAGATCGCAAAGCTTACGGGTAAAGAACATAAACACGTTCTAAGAGACATAGAAAATATCTTAAAAGATGCGGAAATAGATCAGTCCAAATTTGGGCACATCTATAGTCATTGTGCGAACCCGTTAAAACGACGGGTCACCGATGACCTCGGAAGATATGTTTGAGAAGCTAGAAGTTAACCAACCCAAATTTGGGGCGGTTGATTTTCAAGGAACTTACGAATCCAAAAGGCAGAAATAAGCGATTTCGCCTCATTAGACTAAGAAAGGGGTTTACTATGAGTAACATAAACATAATACCATTTGAATTTGAAAGCAATAGGATTCGTACTGTTGTGGATGAAGACAATACTATTCTATTTGTAGCGAAAGATATAGCGGAAGCTTTAGGGTATGAAAATTCTTCAAAGGCAATAAACGATCATTGCAAGGGGGTAACAAAACGTTACCCCATCGTTGATAGTCTCGGAAGGACACAAAAGGTTAGGGTTATTCTTGAATCCGACGTTTACCGATTAATGGTTAAAAGCAAATTGCCATCAGCTGAGAAGTTTGAACGCTGGGTATTTGAAGAGGTTTTACCAACCTTACGTAAAACAGGTAGCTATTCAATCAAACCGCAAAAGCTTCCCTCTGCTACAACTATTATGCGGTTTCACAAACATCTTGAAGTACTAGCTAAGCAAGCGGGATTAAAAGACAATCAGCTTTTATTAAAGGTTAACCGAGGGGTAACAAAAATAACAGGTGTTGACCAACTGGAAGTTATGGATATCAAACATCTTCTATCCCCTGATAACGACGAATACCTAACCCCTACTGCAATAGGTGAACTGCTTAATCCTGTAATAAAAGCTAAAGCATTGAACAGTTGGATGACTTATTTAGGACTTCAAATCTCAAAACACACTGGAAAAGGATACATTCCAACCCCTAAAGGCGAAGAGTTAGGCGGGAAGATGTGTGATGTACCTTTGCAACATGTAGAGGGATCAACTCAATCCCTCAAATGGAATCCGAAAGTAATAATTCCATATCTACAAAAACTTATAGGTAACCATCAAACGCACTAAGAAAGGAAATTTACTATGCAATCGATTAAAATTAAAGGGCGTCTCTCTTACCCAGCCTTAGACAAGATGACAAAGATGACATTAGGCGATAACTCCGTGATGGAGTATTTTGGTGCTGATATCATCATCCCTAAAACAAACAAGGAAACGATAGCCCGTTTCACAGAGGTTTTAAGGAAAGCTGCAAAAGACAGTTATCCTAACATGAATCCTGATCGTTTTATTGAGCAAGCCAGAATCAATAAAAGAGCCATCATTAAGGACGGCGATGAGAAGATAGCCACCGCTACAAAGCCTGAGACTTACACAAAAGCGTATACAAATAGCTGGTATATCTCTGCTAAAAACAAGCTTGTTCAACCTCTTCTCGTTGACCGCCAAGCTCAAATTGTGAGCAATCCCCGTGATGTGTTCTATGCAGGTTGTTGGGTAATTGCTAAGCTCAACATATCAACATATGAGTTAGGAACCTTTAAAACCAAAGGGTTTTCCTGCACGTTAACAGGGGTTCAATTCTTCAAGAATGATGAACGTTGGGGGGCATCCCCGAAAAGCGAATGTCTCTGAGTTTGATGACTACGGCGAAGAGGAAGACAGCGATAGTTCAGTTTCAAGTTTTGCATCCGCAGAGACGGAACCCGACGCTCTACCTTGGAACTAACCAATGCCCAAGTTGTTCATAGACATTGAGACGAGAAGTCCCAAGCCCTTACCCAAAGTAGGGGTTTGGGCATACGCAGAGGAAGCGAAGATCACCCTTTGTGCGTATGCTCACAATGATGAGACTATCAAACTCTGGGATTGCACTGCTAATCCTGTAATGCCCTCTGATCTTCTGAAGCATTTAAAAGATGATACTGTAGTGTGTGTTGCACACAACAGTTTATTTGAGCGAATACTGTTTAAAAAGTCTCTAAATATCACTATTCCCCCTCGACGTTGGATTTGTACAAGCACTTTAGCACGGATTAATGGATTGCCCGCATCGCTGAAGAACGCCTGTATGGCTTTGAAGTTCCCAGAAACTCTTACCAAAATGGAAGAAGGGAAAGCTCTTATCGCCCGCTTTTGTAAGGGATCAATTGAGGAATCGCCTTATGATGCTAAAAGGGCTAACCACGTTCAAGCTTGGCAGTTATTCGGTGAGTATTGCAAAAGAGACGTTGAAGCAACACGGGAGTTATATAAAAGGCTTACCCCTTTATCTGAGAACGAACGGCATTTGTGGCTTCTTGATCAAGAGATTAACGATCGAGGATACGCTATAGATCTTAATTTAGTGAAGAAGTTACAAGAACTAATTGCTTTTGAACGTGAGCGATTAGATGAAGAGTTTAAAGAATTGACAGCTGGGGTCATTGGATCTGCACGAAAAACGGATC includes:
- a CDS encoding Rha family transcriptional regulator, whose protein sequence is MSSREIAKLTGKEHKHVLRDIENILKDAEIDQSKFGHIYSHCANPLKRRVTDDLGRYV
- a CDS encoding ssDNA-binding protein, which codes for MQSIKIKGRLSYPALDKMTKMTLGDNSVMEYFGADIIIPKTNKETIARFTEVLRKAAKDSYPNMNPDRFIEQARINKRAIIKDGDEKIATATKPETYTKAYTNSWYISAKNKLVQPLLVDRQAQIVSNPRDVFYAGCWVIAKLNISTYELGTFKTKGFSCTLTGVQFFKNDERWGASPKSECL
- a CDS encoding phage repressor protein, translating into MSNINIIPFEFESNRIRTVVDEDNTILFVAKDIAEALGYENSSKAINDHCKGVTKRYPIVDSLGRTQKVRVILESDVYRLMVKSKLPSAEKFERWVFEEVLPTLRKTGSYSIKPQKLPSATTIMRFHKHLEVLAKQAGLKDNQLLLKVNRGVTKITGVDQLEVMDIKHLLSPDNDEYLTPTAIGELLNPVIKAKALNSWMTYLGLQISKHTGKGYIPTPKGEELGGKMCDVPLQHVEGSTQSLKWNPKVIIPYLQKLIGNHQTH